One Delphinus delphis chromosome 3, mDelDel1.2, whole genome shotgun sequence genomic region harbors:
- the MYDGF gene encoding myeloid-derived growth factor — MAAPSSRRNGGGGAVSLWAALLLVAVALRPARAVSEPTTVAFDVRPGGVVHSFSQNVGPGDKYTCVFTYASQGGTNEKWQMSLGTSEDQQHFTCTIWRPQGKSYLYFTQFKVEVRGAEIEYGMAYSKAAFERESDVPLKNEEFEVTKTAVSHRPGAFKAELSKLVIVAKATRSEL, encoded by the exons ATGGCGGCGCCCAGCAGTAGAAGGaatggcggcggcggcgccgtGAGCTTGTGGGCCGCGCTGCTCCTGGTGGCCGTGGCGCTGAGGCCGGCACGGGCGGTGTCTGAGCCCACGACGGTGGCCTTTGACGTGCGGCCCGGCGGCGTGGTGCACTCCTTCTCCCAGAACGTGGGCCCTGGG GACAAATATACCTGTGTGTTCACCTACGCATCTCAAGGAGGGACCAATGAG AAGTGGCAGATGAGTCTGGGGACCAGCGAAGACCAGCAGCACTTCACCTGCACCATCTGGAG GCCCCAGGGCAAGTCCTACTTGTACTTTACGCAGTTCAAGGTGGAGGTGCGGGGTGCTGAGATCGAGTACGGCATGGCCTAC TCGAAAGCTGCTTTTGAAAGAGAGAGCGATGTGCCCCTGAAAAACGAGGAATTTGAAGTGACCAAAACAGCAG TGTCCCACAGGCCCGGGGCCTTCAAGGCTGAGCTGTCCAAGCTGGTGATCGTGGCCAAGGCGACACGCAGTGAGCTGTGA